One stretch of Anaerobranca californiensis DSM 14826 DNA includes these proteins:
- a CDS encoding aldehyde ferredoxin oxidoreductase family protein — translation MYGYRGKILRVNLTEKTFKVEDLDLELAKKFIGGRGLGEKLFMDEVDPKVDPLSPENKFLVVTGPLTGTPTPTGGRYMVVTKSPLSDTIACSNSGGFWGAELKFAGYDVIIVEGKADNPVYIYIEDDKVEIKDAQHLWGKVVSETTKSLTEECGEKAKVLTIGPAGEKLSKIAAVMNDLYRAAGRSGVGAVMGSKNLKAIVVKGSGKPQIAQEDKLKEVVTKCIKKLKENGVTGQGLPTYGTAVLVNIINENGVFPTNNFQKGVFPEAEEISGETLAEKYLIKKDVCYRCPIGCGRYCKVDDIEGGGPEYETIWAFGADCGVSDLASIIKANFWCNELGLDTISAGTTIAAAMELYQRGYIKEEETEGVPLEFGNSEAVIEWTKRMGYREGIGDKLAEGSYRLAESYGAPDLSMSVKKLELPAYDPRGIQGHGLQYATSNRGGCHVRGYLISPEILGLPEKLDRFSLEGKAQWAKTFQDLTAAIDSLGLCLFTSFALGAQDYADLYNALVGTEFSGEDILTAGERIWNIEKLFNLKAGITKKDDTLPKRLLTEPIPEGPSKGWVHKLEELLPQYYQLRGWDEEGVPKEETLAKLGI, via the coding sequence ATGTATGGTTACAGAGGTAAGATCTTAAGGGTGAACCTAACAGAAAAAACCTTTAAAGTGGAGGATTTGGACTTAGAACTGGCAAAAAAATTTATTGGTGGTAGAGGTTTAGGAGAAAAGCTCTTTATGGATGAAGTGGATCCTAAAGTAGATCCTTTAAGTCCAGAAAACAAATTTTTGGTGGTAACAGGTCCGTTAACGGGAACTCCTACTCCTACAGGAGGTAGATACATGGTTGTAACCAAATCTCCCCTTTCAGATACTATAGCTTGTTCTAACTCCGGTGGTTTTTGGGGAGCTGAGCTTAAATTTGCCGGATATGATGTAATTATTGTAGAGGGCAAAGCAGACAATCCAGTATATATCTATATTGAAGATGATAAAGTGGAAATTAAAGATGCCCAACATTTATGGGGTAAAGTCGTTTCTGAAACTACAAAATCTTTAACAGAGGAATGTGGAGAGAAAGCTAAAGTTTTAACTATCGGACCTGCCGGTGAAAAATTGTCTAAAATTGCAGCGGTAATGAACGACCTCTACAGAGCGGCGGGTAGATCCGGTGTAGGGGCAGTAATGGGCTCTAAAAACTTAAAAGCTATTGTAGTTAAAGGAAGTGGCAAACCTCAAATTGCCCAAGAAGATAAACTAAAAGAAGTAGTAACTAAGTGTATTAAAAAATTAAAGGAAAATGGTGTTACTGGACAAGGTTTACCTACTTATGGAACAGCGGTATTAGTAAATATCATCAATGAAAATGGAGTATTTCCGACAAATAACTTCCAAAAAGGAGTTTTCCCTGAGGCGGAAGAGATTAGTGGTGAAACTTTAGCGGAAAAATATTTAATTAAAAAAGATGTATGTTATCGTTGCCCCATCGGTTGTGGTCGCTACTGTAAAGTAGATGACATCGAAGGTGGTGGCCCTGAATATGAAACAATTTGGGCCTTTGGTGCAGACTGTGGAGTTTCAGATTTAGCTTCAATTATTAAAGCTAACTTCTGGTGTAATGAATTAGGCTTAGATACTATTTCCGCAGGTACAACAATTGCTGCTGCCATGGAGTTATATCAACGGGGATATATTAAGGAAGAGGAAACAGAGGGAGTACCATTAGAATTTGGAAATAGTGAAGCTGTGATAGAGTGGACAAAAAGGATGGGTTATAGGGAAGGTATTGGCGACAAATTGGCAGAAGGTTCATATAGATTGGCTGAGAGCTATGGAGCTCCTGATTTATCAATGAGTGTAAAAAAATTAGAGTTACCGGCTTATGATCCTAGGGGAATTCAAGGTCATGGTTTACAATATGCCACATCAAACCGGGGTGGCTGCCATGTTAGGGGTTACTTAATTTCTCCAGAAATTCTAGGGCTTCCTGAAAAATTAGACAGATTTTCATTAGAAGGCAAAGCCCAATGGGCTAAGACATTCCAAGATTTAACGGCAGCTATCGATTCTTTAGGGTTGTGTCTGTTTACCTCCTTTGCTCTAGGAGCACAAGATTATGCCGATCTTTACAATGCCTTAGTAGGTACTGAATTCAGCGGAGAAGATATATTAACAGCTGGTGAAAGAATTTGGAATATCGAAAAACTATTTAATTTAAAGGCAGGAATAACTAAAAAGGATGATACTCTACCTAAGAGATTGTTAACTGAGCCTATACCAGAAGGACCTTCTAAAGGATGGGTTCATAAATTAGAAGAGCTATTACCTCAATATTATCAACTTAGGGGTTGGGATGAAGAGGGAGTTCCTAAAGAAGAAACATTAGCTAAATTAGGAATATAA
- a CDS encoding ATP-binding protein encodes MMWIKGIKIDGFGYLKDLEIDNLSPGLNIIYGNNEKGKTTLKNFINSIIFGFYKKGNVKRYEPVEGKTHGGKLVFNYQGDTYEASRIYRRKSEGDLEIITNSPVKYTFSDIFSGINRDVYENIFSFGLEELSSLNSLTDKKDIVEQIYTASFGVRNDKIKETKKELEKGLDNKLLNKNLSEYKGIKKAIIEAVRREEKYGELKERLQELTAKMEEIEKEKLSLEKELTQYQTLNNLYPTYQKYLETERKIKELSYKGEYSEGDYNSLKTLISDLEKLKKELGEKEEELIKIEISLNNISLDQNLLTKKEEIKKLGEWAISIKEINKNYQNIRNKYEDLKKKISIAKINLNSKLKKDLQEIFLPLDFKRKLRDLAEKIDIKKKEKEQKGWEISQLNESFHSIKGEDLGEILSLLYQLKDLGNKKGINLPQFLVLLNAAIFALLVWQGSYPFITSLLGFTIIPLNIWLIYKWLKDKNKMIMIKSALKEKGIFDFINIDLEINKLQSLMVNYQKLQRVVEEKNFIERELEEVKREKEKLFSQVGFNIDLTIKEGLELVEEVSKIKELIEEGEGYKRNLLEGEGKISEFIQKCEKELDPIDTNFFSLDEALATVKLKLELLEKEEEKQQQYKGLKGQMEYIQKDMERILKELREKEGKYKELLEKGQVKTEQEYEENYRKFREVKKLLEEKNNYLAKLEGINYGGIDEILRIYGELNEEFLSKKISNLTEELKEIEEKGKEKSREIGKIEKEIEDLEKDHSLQQLTLKEEMVKKQITENVKKLAVYKSCLLILEKAIKEYEEKTQPDVLKRAAEYFRIITAGRYNNIKVKENELTKMSVVQSNGREVPVEVLSRGTQEQLYICIRLGLIKEFTKKKGSLPLLFDDIFVNFDEKRTELGLRVLLELAKEQQILFFTCHQRIPDLLRKEEESHVNLAFLS; translated from the coding sequence ATGATGTGGATTAAAGGGATTAAAATTGATGGTTTTGGCTATTTAAAAGATTTGGAAATCGATAACTTATCTCCAGGGTTAAATATTATTTATGGTAATAATGAAAAGGGAAAGACCACATTAAAAAACTTTATAAACTCAATTATCTTTGGTTTTTATAAAAAGGGTAATGTCAAAAGATATGAACCGGTAGAGGGTAAAACCCATGGAGGTAAATTAGTATTTAATTATCAAGGGGATACCTATGAAGCTTCTAGAATTTACAGAAGAAAATCTGAAGGAGATTTAGAAATAATAACCAACAGCCCCGTGAAATATACTTTCTCTGACATCTTTTCTGGTATTAACAGAGATGTTTATGAAAATATTTTTTCCTTTGGATTAGAAGAGCTGAGTAGTTTAAATAGTTTAACAGACAAAAAGGATATAGTAGAACAAATATATACTGCCAGCTTTGGAGTTAGGAACGATAAAATCAAAGAAACCAAAAAAGAGCTAGAAAAGGGATTAGATAATAAATTATTAAATAAAAATTTATCAGAATATAAAGGGATAAAAAAGGCTATCATAGAAGCTGTTAGAAGGGAAGAAAAGTACGGGGAGTTAAAGGAAAGGTTACAAGAATTAACAGCTAAAATGGAAGAAATAGAAAAGGAAAAATTATCGTTAGAAAAAGAACTAACCCAATATCAAACTTTGAATAACCTATATCCCACTTATCAAAAATATCTAGAAACAGAAAGGAAAATAAAGGAGTTAAGCTATAAGGGAGAATATAGTGAAGGAGATTACAATAGTTTAAAAACCCTGATTAGTGATCTAGAAAAACTGAAAAAGGAATTGGGAGAAAAAGAGGAAGAATTAATCAAAATAGAGATTAGTTTAAATAATATCTCTTTGGATCAAAACCTCCTTACAAAAAAAGAAGAAATTAAAAAATTAGGGGAATGGGCTATAAGTATAAAAGAAATAAATAAAAATTATCAAAACATCAGGAACAAATACGAAGATCTAAAGAAAAAAATTTCTATAGCTAAAATAAACTTAAATAGTAAATTAAAAAAAGATTTACAAGAAATTTTCCTACCCTTAGATTTTAAAAGAAAGTTAAGAGATTTAGCTGAAAAAATAGATATCAAAAAGAAAGAAAAAGAACAAAAAGGGTGGGAAATAAGTCAACTTAATGAAAGTTTTCACTCTATTAAAGGTGAAGATTTAGGAGAAATCTTATCCCTATTGTATCAGTTAAAAGATTTAGGAAACAAAAAAGGGATTAATTTACCTCAATTTTTAGTTTTACTAAATGCCGCTATTTTCGCCCTTTTGGTGTGGCAAGGGAGCTACCCATTTATAACTTCTTTGTTAGGGTTTACCATTATCCCATTAAATATTTGGTTGATATATAAATGGTTAAAAGATAAAAATAAAATGATAATGATCAAAAGTGCTTTAAAAGAAAAGGGTATTTTCGATTTTATCAATATTGACTTAGAAATTAATAAATTACAAAGTTTAATGGTTAATTATCAAAAACTACAAAGGGTTGTTGAGGAAAAAAACTTTATTGAAAGGGAATTAGAAGAAGTAAAAAGGGAAAAAGAAAAACTATTTTCTCAAGTAGGCTTTAACATAGATTTGACAATTAAAGAAGGTTTGGAATTAGTGGAAGAAGTTTCAAAAATTAAAGAATTAATAGAGGAAGGAGAAGGATATAAAAGAAATCTTCTAGAAGGAGAAGGGAAAATAAGTGAGTTTATTCAAAAATGCGAAAAAGAGTTAGATCCTATTGACACTAATTTCTTTTCTTTAGACGAAGCTTTAGCAACTGTAAAATTAAAATTAGAATTATTAGAGAAAGAAGAGGAAAAACAACAGCAATATAAAGGGCTCAAGGGTCAAATGGAATATATCCAAAAGGATATGGAAAGGATTTTAAAGGAATTAAGGGAGAAGGAAGGAAAATACAAGGAGTTATTAGAGAAAGGGCAAGTTAAGACTGAGCAGGAATATGAAGAAAATTATAGGAAGTTTAGGGAAGTAAAAAAATTATTAGAAGAAAAAAACAATTATTTAGCTAAATTAGAAGGGATTAACTATGGTGGGATTGATGAGATACTAAGGATATATGGGGAATTAAATGAAGAATTTCTTTCTAAAAAAATTAGCAATTTAACGGAAGAGTTAAAAGAAATAGAAGAAAAAGGAAAGGAAAAATCCCGGGAAATAGGAAAGATAGAAAAGGAAATTGAGGATTTAGAAAAAGACCATTCATTACAACAACTGACCCTTAAAGAAGAAATGGTAAAAAAACAAATTACGGAAAATGTAAAAAAGTTGGCTGTCTATAAATCTTGTTTATTAATTTTAGAAAAGGCTATAAAAGAGTATGAAGAAAAAACTCAGCCAGATGTCTTAAAAAGGGCTGCCGAATATTTTAGAATAATAACTGCTGGCAGATATAATAATATCAAAGTAAAGGAAAATGAATTGACAAAAATGTCTGTTGTTCAGTCAAATGGTAGAGAAGTACCAGTAGAAGTGTTAAGCAGAGGTACCCAGGAACAGCTATACATTTGTATAAGACTTGGACTTATTAAAGAATTTACCAAGAAAAAAGGGAGTTTACCTTTGTTATTTGATGATATTTTTGTCAATTTCGATGAAAAAAGGACAGAACTAGGGTTAAGGGTATTGTTAGAATTAGCAAAGGAACAGCAAATTCTATTTTTTACTTGCCACCAAAGGATCCCCGACCTTTTGCGGAAGGAAGAAGAAAGCCATGTAAATCTTGCCTTTTTGTCATAA
- a CDS encoding MoaD/ThiS family protein: MVNVTVRLFATLRENRGKELFLQFEGKVTPKEIIEKLNIPEEEVAILLINGRDGSLDTYLEDNDVISIFPPVGGG, from the coding sequence ATGGTTAATGTTACTGTCCGGTTATTTGCTACTTTAAGGGAAAATCGAGGAAAAGAACTTTTCTTACAGTTTGAAGGGAAAGTAACCCCAAAAGAAATAATTGAAAAACTAAACATCCCAGAAGAAGAAGTCGCTATTTTACTGATTAATGGCAGAGATGGCAGTTTGGATACCTACCTTGAAGATAATGATGTTATTTCAATTTTTCCCCCCGTTGGAGGAGGCTAA
- a CDS encoding metallophosphoesterase family protein, which translates to MAVKFIHCADIHLDRPFSGLGFIDEVVQQKVLEGNKKAFENIINLAIKEKVDFLLISGDLFDSKNVSLESQILCQRYFKLLEGENIKVYIARGNHDPQGTNLRISLPENVHFFSADKVETIFFQKDGETVFIHGISFPKEKVEENLALKFPFAKEGINIGVLHCEVGTGEGYSPCNLGDLKEKNYHYFALGHIHKGEILSEEPYIVYSGTHQGKNIKETGEKGCFLVSIEKGQVQIEFYKTGIIQWFCEEIEGSNLKNIDDLKDILEQKIQGIMENIRDQGAIIRFILKGNSQLANISNEDLQDLVLSFNGEFPYNFPFIWVESIENNLKGEIDLEKLKEGDFFLATLLGIFEEIKTSPSLQEKLFSDIDVLSKIDVRKIVGEIDKVEILEKAENYLIQSLAGGLDDVD; encoded by the coding sequence ATGGCGGTAAAATTTATTCATTGTGCAGACATCCATTTAGATCGGCCTTTTTCCGGATTAGGTTTTATTGACGAAGTGGTACAACAAAAAGTGCTAGAAGGGAATAAAAAAGCCTTTGAAAATATAATAAACTTAGCTATAAAGGAAAAGGTGGATTTTTTATTGATAAGTGGCGACCTCTTTGACAGTAAAAATGTCAGTTTAGAAAGTCAAATTTTATGTCAGAGGTATTTTAAATTACTAGAAGGAGAAAATATCAAAGTTTACATAGCCAGGGGTAATCACGATCCCCAAGGAACAAATCTTAGAATTAGCTTGCCTGAAAATGTCCATTTCTTTTCGGCAGATAAGGTGGAAACTATCTTTTTCCAAAAGGATGGAGAAACGGTTTTTATCCATGGTATTAGCTTTCCAAAGGAAAAGGTAGAAGAAAATTTAGCACTTAAGTTCCCATTTGCTAAAGAAGGAATAAACATAGGGGTGTTACACTGTGAGGTGGGGACTGGAGAAGGATACAGTCCCTGTAACTTAGGGGATCTAAAGGAAAAAAATTACCATTATTTTGCCCTGGGCCATATACATAAAGGAGAGATTTTGTCAGAAGAACCTTATATAGTTTATTCTGGAACCCATCAAGGTAAAAACATTAAAGAAACGGGAGAAAAGGGTTGTTTTTTAGTATCTATAGAAAAGGGACAAGTCCAAATAGAATTTTATAAAACCGGTATTATCCAATGGTTTTGTGAAGAAATAGAAGGTAGTAATTTAAAAAATATTGATGATTTAAAGGATATACTAGAACAAAAAATTCAAGGGATTATGGAAAATATTAGGGATCAAGGAGCAATAATAAGATTTATTTTAAAAGGCAATAGCCAGTTAGCCAATATTAGTAATGAAGATCTGCAAGATTTAGTGTTAAGTTTTAATGGGGAATTCCCTTATAATTTTCCCTTTATATGGGTTGAATCTATTGAAAACAATCTCAAAGGTGAAATAGATTTAGAAAAGTTAAAGGAAGGGGACTTCTTTTTAGCTACTTTGCTGGGAATATTTGAAGAAATTAAAACTTCCCCCAGCTTACAGGAAAAATTATTTAGTGACATAGATGTTTTATCAAAGATAGATGTTAGAAAAATTGTTGGAGAAATAGATAAAGTTGAAATCTTAGAAAAGGCAGAAAATTATTTAATACAATCTTTGGCTGGAGGGTTGGATGATGTGGATTAA
- a CDS encoding glycine--tRNA ligase has product MSEVTMDKIVALCKSRGFIFPGSEIYGGLANTWDYGPLGVELINNIKKAWWKKFVQENPYNVGMDSAILMNREVWVASGHVGGFSDPLIDCKECKSRFRADKLIEEYYKGLGEEVVGIDGWTNEEMLKIIKEKEIKCPDCGKHRFTDIRQFNLMFKTFQGVTEDSKSEIYLRPETAQGIFVNFKNVARSCRCKVPFGIAQIGKSFRNEITPGNFIFRTREFEQMELEFFCKPGEDLEWFKYWKDFCYNWLVDLGMKPEKIRLRDHGKEELSHYSNATTDIEFQFPFGWGELWGIADRTDFDLKQHQEHSGKDLTYQDPHTNEKYIPYCIEPSVGVARLALAFLISSYEEEQLENDSRTVLKLHPYLAPFKAAVLPLSKKLSDDAVKIYHKLAKKFMVDFDDSGSIGKRYRRQDEVGTPFCITFDFDSLEDNCVTVRDRDTMEQQRISIDKLESYLEEKLQF; this is encoded by the coding sequence ATGTCGGAAGTAACTATGGATAAAATTGTAGCATTATGTAAATCCCGGGGTTTTATTTTCCCAGGTTCAGAAATATATGGAGGTTTAGCAAATACTTGGGACTACGGACCTTTAGGGGTGGAATTAATAAATAATATTAAAAAAGCTTGGTGGAAAAAATTCGTACAAGAAAATCCCTATAATGTGGGGATGGATTCAGCGATCCTAATGAATCGGGAAGTTTGGGTGGCCTCTGGCCATGTTGGGGGCTTTAGTGACCCTCTAATTGACTGTAAAGAATGTAAAAGTAGGTTTAGGGCAGATAAATTGATAGAGGAATATTATAAAGGTCTAGGAGAAGAAGTAGTTGGTATCGATGGCTGGACCAATGAAGAAATGTTGAAAATTATTAAAGAAAAAGAGATTAAATGTCCTGATTGTGGTAAACATAGGTTTACCGATATTAGACAATTTAATTTAATGTTTAAAACCTTTCAAGGGGTAACGGAAGATTCTAAATCGGAAATTTACTTAAGACCTGAAACGGCCCAAGGAATCTTTGTAAACTTTAAAAATGTCGCTAGAAGCTGCCGCTGTAAAGTTCCCTTTGGTATAGCCCAAATTGGCAAAAGTTTTAGAAATGAAATAACACCTGGTAACTTCATTTTTAGAACTAGAGAATTTGAACAAATGGAATTGGAGTTTTTCTGTAAACCTGGGGAAGATTTAGAGTGGTTTAAATATTGGAAGGATTTTTGCTACAACTGGTTAGTTGATTTAGGTATGAAGCCTGAAAAGATAAGATTAAGGGATCACGGAAAAGAAGAACTTTCCCACTATAGTAATGCTACAACGGACATAGAATTTCAGTTTCCCTTTGGCTGGGGAGAACTTTGGGGAATCGCCGATAGAACAGACTTTGACTTAAAACAACATCAAGAACATTCCGGTAAAGACTTGACATATCAAGACCCCCACACCAATGAAAAATATATCCCATATTGTATTGAACCTTCTGTAGGGGTAGCAAGGTTAGCCTTAGCTTTCTTAATTAGCAGCTATGAAGAAGAACAGCTGGAAAACGATAGCAGAACTGTATTAAAACTACATCCCTATTTAGCTCCATTTAAAGCTGCGGTGCTACCGCTATCTAAAAAACTTTCCGATGATGCCGTAAAAATCTATCACAAATTAGCTAAAAAATTCATGGTGGATTTTGATGATAGTGGAAGTATTGGAAAGAGATACAGAAGACAAGATGAAGTGGGAACACCATTCTGTATTACCTTTGATTTCGATTCATTAGAGGATAATTGTGTTACCGTAAGGGATAGGGACACAATGGAACAACAAAGGATTAGTATTGATAAATTAGAAAGTTATTTAGAAGAAAAACTACAATTTTAA
- a CDS encoding radical SAM protein has protein sequence MKKLGIEFKYVESSPEKLYIELTNGCNLNCQFCFRRGWNEGIHQLDKKTLESLKRQLINTKVKDIVLGGIGEPTMADNFQLAVQLFKNYNLILTTNGTLLKEKAEIIVNGIDKIIVSVDGDEEKFRQIRETSLEQVMEGIKCIKERKKEIEIILQFVICKENVDNMKDVVDICGELNLNGVIFSNIVPQQERDKDQNLYTLGPNPKLEKIFAEVRNYSFKKGVNIIYPQASIKTPRKCQFIEDGSVVINSLGEVCPCYRFAHNSREYVFQRKKDVSKHSFGNIKEQDLLAIWNSKRYWDYRLTLITENYPSCIDCDLVDGCDMVNETSWDCEGMSPTCGDCLWSRKIVICP, from the coding sequence ATGAAAAAATTAGGGATAGAATTTAAGTATGTAGAAAGTTCTCCGGAAAAACTGTATATAGAGTTGACAAATGGATGTAACTTAAATTGTCAGTTTTGCTTTCGCAGAGGTTGGAATGAAGGGATTCATCAATTAGATAAAAAAACTTTAGAAAGCTTAAAAAGACAATTAATAAACACAAAGGTTAAAGATATTGTTTTAGGTGGGATTGGAGAGCCGACGATGGCTGATAATTTCCAGTTGGCAGTTCAGTTATTTAAAAACTATAACTTAATTTTGACAACTAACGGCACTTTACTAAAAGAAAAGGCAGAAATTATTGTTAATGGTATAGATAAAATAATAGTTTCTGTGGATGGAGATGAGGAGAAATTTAGGCAAATAAGGGAAACATCACTGGAACAAGTGATGGAAGGGATAAAATGTATTAAAGAAAGGAAAAAAGAAATAGAAATTATATTACAATTTGTAATTTGTAAAGAAAATGTGGATAACATGAAAGATGTTGTGGATATCTGTGGGGAATTAAATTTAAATGGGGTAATTTTTTCTAATATTGTGCCTCAGCAAGAAAGGGATAAAGACCAAAACCTCTATACCCTAGGACCTAACCCTAAGTTAGAAAAAATTTTTGCAGAAGTTAGAAATTACTCTTTTAAAAAGGGAGTCAATATAATTTATCCACAGGCAAGTATAAAAACACCGAGGAAATGCCAATTTATCGAAGATGGATCTGTAGTTATCAACAGTTTAGGAGAAGTTTGTCCTTGTTATCGCTTTGCCCACAACTCAAGGGAATACGTTTTTCAAAGGAAAAAAGATGTTAGTAAACACAGTTTTGGCAATATAAAGGAACAAGATCTTTTAGCTATTTGGAACAGCAAAAGGTATTGGGATTATCGCTTAACATTAATTACAGAAAACTATCCCTCTTGTATAGATTGTGATTTAGTAGATGGTTGTGATATGGTTAATGAAACTTCATGGGATTGTGAAGGGATGTCCCCAACCTGTGGAGATTGTCTATGGTCTAGGAAGATAGTTATCTGCCCTTAA
- a CDS encoding HD domain-containing protein produces MDIQKLEKLAYEIMKDRKIPGREKGFIYYHGKRTANIALNIYKELVEKENKEEMALLYLGCLFHDIGKGIEPHNETGRELVNYYLRDICNDRQREIVSRIVYEHNLRGEKYQGNSFLGKIAQDADILDHMGTMDIWIAFQWHANFDETVEDSLKFFLGGQWQEITEKLRRLLNFPPSITAFDQRKNFTEEFLGRFQRESEGKLY; encoded by the coding sequence ATGGATATTCAGAAATTAGAAAAATTGGCCTATGAAATAATGAAAGATCGGAAAATTCCTGGAAGGGAAAAGGGATTTATCTATTATCACGGTAAAAGGACGGCAAATATAGCTTTAAATATTTATAAGGAATTGGTAGAAAAAGAAAATAAAGAAGAAATGGCTCTGCTTTATTTAGGTTGTCTTTTCCACGACATAGGTAAAGGAATTGAGCCTCATAACGAAACGGGGAGGGAACTAGTTAATTATTATTTGCGGGATATATGTAATGATAGACAAAGGGAGATAGTTTCCCGAATAGTCTATGAACATAATTTACGGGGAGAAAAATATCAAGGAAACTCATTTTTAGGGAAAATTGCCCAAGATGCTGATATTTTAGATCATATGGGAACTATGGATATTTGGATTGCCTTTCAATGGCATGCCAACTTTGATGAAACAGTGGAAGATTCCTTGAAGTTTTTTTTAGGAGGACAGTGGCAAGAAATAACGGAAAAACTTAGAAGGTTACTAAATTTTCCACCTTCAATAACAGCTTTTGATCAAAGAAAAAACTTTACAGAAGAATTTTTAGGGCGGTTTCAAAGGGAAAGTGAAGGAAAACTATATTAA